A window of Ruminococcus champanellensis 18P13 = JCM 17042 contains these coding sequences:
- a CDS encoding ParB/RepB/Spo0J family partition protein: protein MAKGGLGRGYETLFSDNTTEVHNLSTLRVAEIEPNREQPRKSFDDGAIAALADSIREHGMIQPILVRPLENGSYQIVAGERRWRAARMLGLEEVPVTIRAMSDQETMQIALIENLQRENLNPIEEAQGYQELLDQFGMTQECIAQIVGRSRSAVANSLRLLQLPGQIQQYLQEGSITTGHAKALAGFADEEAMLACAARAADGQLTVRAIEKLAAAPKEHLLQPDRRRDSYYKEMELSLSSSLGRKVKVDQGRKKGMLILEYYDKDDLATLAKKLTE, encoded by the coding sequence ATGGCAAAAGGCGGTTTGGGACGGGGCTACGAGACCTTGTTCTCGGACAACACGACGGAAGTACATAATCTTTCCACTTTGCGGGTGGCGGAGATCGAGCCAAACCGGGAGCAGCCCCGAAAATCCTTTGATGATGGGGCAATTGCTGCACTGGCTGATTCCATTCGGGAGCATGGCATGATCCAACCAATCCTTGTGCGCCCGCTGGAAAACGGCTCCTACCAGATTGTAGCCGGTGAACGGCGCTGGCGGGCAGCCCGGATGCTGGGACTGGAGGAAGTGCCGGTGACGATCCGAGCAATGTCCGACCAGGAAACCATGCAGATTGCACTGATTGAGAATTTGCAGCGAGAAAATCTGAACCCTATTGAGGAGGCCCAGGGATACCAGGAATTGTTGGATCAGTTTGGTATGACCCAGGAGTGCATCGCCCAGATCGTGGGCCGATCCCGGTCGGCGGTGGCAAACTCCCTGCGGCTTTTACAGTTGCCGGGGCAGATTCAGCAATATTTGCAAGAGGGATCCATCACCACCGGTCATGCCAAGGCGCTGGCTGGCTTTGCGGATGAGGAAGCCATGCTTGCATGCGCTGCACGGGCGGCGGACGGTCAGCTGACTGTTCGTGCCATTGAAAAGCTGGCGGCAGCACCCAAGGAGCACCTGCTTCAGCCGGATCGGCGCCGGGACAGCTACTATAAGGAGATGGAGCTGAGCCTGAGCAGCAGTCTGGGCAGAAAGGTGAAGGTGGATCAGGGCAGAAAGAAAGGGATGCTGATTCTGGAGTACTATGACAAGGACGATCTTGCAACTCTTGCAAAAAAATTGACTGAGTGA
- the serS gene encoding serine--tRNA ligase, whose protein sequence is MIDIKLIRTNPELVKENIKKKFQDEKLPLVDEVVELDKQYRETKVKSDALRNQRKTISKAIGGLMAKGQKEEAEARKAEVAELAKELSESEAMENDLEARIRKIMLVIPNIIDDTVPIGRDDSENVEVERFGDPFVPEFEVPYHVDIMEKLHGIDIDSARKTSGNGFYYLCGDIARLHSAILSYARDFMIDRGFTYFIPPYMIRSDVVTGVMSFAEMEGMMYKIEGEDLYLIGTSEHSMIGRFIDTILPEESLPQTLTSYSPCFRKEVGAHGIEERGVYRIHQFEKQEMIVVCKPEDSKAWFVKLYQNTVDFFRSLDIPVRTLECCSGDLADLKVKSIDVEAWSPRQKKYFEVGSCSNLGDAQARRLGIRVKGADGEKYLAHTLNNTVVAPPRMLIAFLENNLNADGSVRIPEPLRMYMGGKDVIR, encoded by the coding sequence ATGATCGATATAAAGTTGATCCGGACAAATCCGGAACTGGTGAAGGAAAATATCAAGAAGAAATTCCAGGATGAAAAGCTCCCCCTGGTGGACGAGGTTGTGGAATTGGACAAGCAGTATCGTGAGACGAAAGTCAAGAGCGATGCACTGCGGAACCAGCGAAAAACCATCAGCAAGGCGATCGGCGGGCTGATGGCAAAAGGACAGAAGGAGGAGGCGGAAGCCAGGAAGGCGGAGGTTGCGGAGCTTGCAAAGGAACTGAGCGAATCTGAGGCGATGGAAAACGACCTGGAGGCACGGATCCGGAAGATTATGCTGGTGATCCCCAACATTATTGACGATACAGTGCCCATCGGCAGGGATGACAGCGAAAATGTGGAGGTGGAGCGCTTCGGGGATCCCTTTGTACCGGAGTTTGAAGTCCCCTATCATGTGGATATCATGGAAAAGCTCCACGGCATCGACATCGACAGTGCCCGGAAAACCAGCGGAAACGGCTTCTACTATCTCTGCGGTGACATTGCCCGGCTCCATTCCGCCATTCTGTCCTATGCCCGGGACTTCATGATCGATCGTGGCTTTACATATTTCATCCCCCCTTACATGATCCGCAGCGACGTAGTCACCGGTGTTATGAGTTTTGCGGAGATGGAGGGCATGATGTACAAGATCGAAGGGGAGGATCTGTACCTGATTGGTACCAGTGAGCATTCCATGATCGGTCGGTTCATCGACACCATCCTGCCGGAGGAGTCCCTGCCCCAGACGCTTACCAGCTATTCCCCCTGCTTCCGGAAGGAAGTGGGCGCCCACGGCATTGAGGAGCGTGGCGTATACCGGATTCATCAGTTTGAAAAGCAGGAAATGATCGTGGTCTGCAAGCCGGAGGACAGCAAGGCGTGGTTCGTCAAGCTGTACCAGAACACAGTGGACTTCTTCCGGAGCCTGGATATCCCGGTACGCACTCTGGAGTGCTGCTCCGGCGACCTGGCGGATCTGAAGGTCAAGAGCATCGACGTGGAGGCATGGTCCCCCCGTCAGAAGAAGTACTTCGAGGTAGGCAGCTGCTCCAATCTGGGGGATGCTCAGGCACGGCGGCTCGGCATCCGTGTCAAGGGCGCAGACGGGGAAAAGTACCTGGCGCATACGCTGAACAATACGGTGGTCGCACCGCCCCGGATGCTCATTGCGTTCCTGGAGAACAACCTGAATGCGGATGGTTCCGTCCGGATTCCGGAGCCGCTCCGGATGTATATGGGCGGCAAGGATGTTATTCGGTAA
- a CDS encoding DUF2500 family protein yields the protein MHLPVTPCLIAWGSLIPLLVVLLFGCFLAGSLILSRRREKRRIPAPPASHASGEPESLHAVVIGMRCGVLKTGTAQSPDHLNAFEAEFLLDNGTKRVLFVDEDTYEGLQEGLSGTLVIQNGYFLGFEPDWFM from the coding sequence ATGCACCTGCCTGTAACGCCCTGTCTCATTGCCTGGGGCAGTCTGATCCCACTGCTGGTGGTTCTGCTGTTCGGATGCTTTCTTGCCGGCAGTCTGATCCTGTCCAGGCGGCGGGAAAAGCGCCGGATTCCGGCACCGCCCGCATCCCACGCATCCGGGGAGCCTGAATCCCTGCATGCGGTGGTCATCGGCATGCGCTGCGGCGTGCTGAAAACCGGCACAGCCCAGTCCCCCGACCATCTGAACGCCTTCGAGGCGGAATTTCTCCTGGACAACGGCACCAAGCGTGTGCTGTTTGTGGACGAGGACACCTACGAGGGTCTGCAAGAGGGTCTGTCCGGCACTCTGGTGATCCAGAACGGGTATTTTCTTGGCTTTGAGCCGGATTGGTTCATGTAA
- the typA gene encoding translational GTPase TypA, producing the protein MVRNDLRNIAIIAHVDHGKTTLVDEMLKQGGAFRENQNVAERVMDSNDLERERGITILAKNTSVCYNGIKINIIDTPGHADFGGEVERVLNMVDGVLLLVDAAEGPMPQTRFVLSKALEMGHKIIIVVNKIDRPDARLDEIGDEVLELLLELDANDEQLESPILFCSGRAGTASLSQYEEGEDLTPLFDTIVNYIEPPQGDENAPLQMLISSIDYNEYVGRIGIGRIERGTARVGQAITVGDYHESRKPYNAKLVTLMQIQELKRVPVETATVGDIVWVSGIENITIGDTVCENGAFEPLPFTKISEPTVEMTFSVNDSPLAGRDGKFVTSRQLRDRLFKELLKDVSLRVSETDSTDSFLVAGRGEMHLSILIENMRREGYELAVSTPRVLFRDDHGKKMEPIERLVIDVPEESVGSVMEKMGTRKAELQSMHPQGSRMRLEFLIPARGLFGYKSEFLTDTKGEGIMSSVFEGYEPYKGDIPRRSVGSLVSFETGDSVTYGLYNAQERGNLFIGAGVPVYEGMVVGQSPKGEDIVVNVCKRKHLTNTRASGSDDALRLVPPINLSLEDCLEFLADDELLEVTPKNLRIRKRILSNTQRAKNRAKVI; encoded by the coding sequence ATGGTAAGAAACGATCTGCGGAATATCGCCATCATCGCCCACGTTGACCACGGCAAAACCACCCTGGTGGACGAAATGCTCAAGCAGGGCGGCGCATTCCGGGAGAATCAGAATGTAGCGGAGCGTGTCATGGACAGCAACGACCTGGAGCGTGAGCGGGGCATCACCATTCTGGCGAAGAACACCTCCGTATGCTACAACGGCATCAAGATCAACATCATCGACACCCCCGGTCATGCGGATTTCGGCGGCGAGGTGGAGCGTGTGCTGAACATGGTGGACGGGGTGTTGCTGCTGGTGGATGCGGCGGAGGGCCCCATGCCCCAGACCCGGTTTGTGCTGTCCAAGGCGCTGGAGATGGGTCACAAGATCATCATCGTGGTCAACAAGATCGACCGGCCGGATGCCCGTCTGGACGAGATCGGGGACGAGGTGCTGGAGCTGCTGCTGGAGCTTGACGCCAACGATGAACAGCTGGAAAGCCCCATCCTGTTCTGCTCCGGCAGAGCCGGCACCGCCTCCCTGAGCCAGTACGAGGAGGGCGAGGATCTGACTCCCCTGTTCGATACCATCGTCAACTACATTGAACCGCCCCAGGGGGACGAGAACGCTCCCCTGCAAATGCTGATCTCCTCCATCGACTACAACGAATATGTGGGTAGAATCGGCATTGGTAGAATCGAGCGGGGCACCGCCCGGGTGGGACAGGCAATCACCGTAGGGGATTACCACGAATCCAGAAAGCCTTACAATGCGAAGCTGGTGACCCTGATGCAGATCCAGGAGCTGAAGCGGGTACCGGTGGAAACTGCCACAGTGGGGGATATTGTATGGGTCAGCGGCATCGAAAACATCACCATCGGGGACACAGTCTGTGAAAACGGTGCCTTTGAGCCTCTGCCCTTTACCAAGATCAGCGAGCCTACGGTGGAAATGACCTTCTCCGTCAACGACAGTCCCCTGGCAGGTCGGGACGGCAAGTTCGTCACCTCCCGTCAGCTTCGTGACCGGCTGTTCAAGGAGCTTCTGAAGGATGTTTCCCTGCGGGTCAGCGAAACCGACTCCACGGACTCTTTCCTGGTGGCAGGACGGGGAGAAATGCACCTGTCCATCCTCATCGAAAACATGCGCCGGGAGGGCTACGAGCTGGCAGTGTCCACCCCCCGTGTATTGTTCCGGGACGATCACGGCAAGAAGATGGAGCCCATTGAGCGGCTGGTCATCGACGTGCCGGAGGAGAGCGTAGGCAGCGTTATGGAGAAAATGGGTACCCGGAAGGCGGAGCTGCAGTCCATGCATCCCCAGGGCAGCCGCATGCGTCTGGAGTTCCTGATTCCTGCCAGAGGTCTGTTCGGCTATAAGAGCGAATTCCTCACCGATACCAAGGGGGAGGGCATCATGAGCAGCGTGTTCGAGGGCTACGAGCCCTACAAGGGGGATATCCCCCGCCGCAGTGTTGGCTCTCTGGTATCCTTTGAAACCGGCGACTCCGTCACCTACGGTCTGTATAACGCCCAGGAGCGGGGCAATCTGTTTATCGGCGCCGGCGTGCCCGTATACGAGGGCATGGTGGTGGGTCAGTCCCCCAAGGGGGAGGACATTGTGGTGAATGTGTGCAAGCGCAAGCACCTGACCAATACCCGTGCCAGCGGCAGCGATGACGCACTCCGGCTGGTACCCCCCATCAACCTGAGTCTGGAGGATTGCCTGGAATTCCTGGCGGATGACGAGCTGCTGGAGGTCACCCCCAAGAATCTCCGGATCCGTAAGCGGATCCTCAGCAATACCCAGCGTGCCAAGAACCGGGCAAAGGTCATCTGA
- a CDS encoding potassium channel family protein: MKNILLVGLGRFGRHIAQELHALGHMVLAVDRNEERVNRALPFLTNAQIGDSTSEAFLSSLGVGDFDVCIVTISHDFQNSLETTSLLKELGAKLVVSRAERDVQAKFLLRNGADQVVYPEEQMAKWTAIRYTADHILDYIEVDDSHAIFEVEVPEGWRGKSVGQLDIRKKYNINIAAIKQNGHINVNINPDTVLTGEMTMLVLGEYKALQKYFHL, encoded by the coding sequence GTGAAAAATATTCTATTGGTGGGACTGGGTCGGTTCGGCAGGCACATTGCCCAGGAGCTGCACGCACTGGGGCATATGGTACTGGCGGTGGATCGGAACGAGGAACGGGTGAACCGGGCGCTGCCCTTTCTGACCAATGCCCAGATCGGGGACAGCACCAGTGAAGCCTTTCTGTCCAGTCTTGGCGTGGGGGATTTTGACGTATGCATCGTCACCATCAGCCACGATTTTCAGAACTCTCTGGAGACCACCTCCCTGTTAAAGGAGCTTGGAGCAAAGCTGGTGGTATCCCGGGCGGAACGGGACGTACAGGCAAAGTTCCTGCTGCGGAACGGGGCGGATCAGGTGGTGTATCCGGAGGAGCAGATGGCAAAGTGGACTGCCATTCGCTATACGGCGGATCACATTCTGGATTACATTGAGGTGGACGATTCACACGCCATTTTCGAGGTGGAGGTGCCGGAGGGCTGGCGTGGAAAATCCGTGGGACAGCTGGATATCCGGAAAAAGTACAACATCAACATTGCCGCCATCAAGCAGAACGGGCACATCAACGTGAACATCAATCCGGACACGGTGCTGACCGGGGAGATGACCATGCTGGTGCTGGGAGAATACAAGGCGCTGCAAAAATACTTTCACTTATAA
- a CDS encoding GDP-mannose 4,6-dehydratase, which translates to MNTLVIGGGGFVGAYLIAELNAGGHRVHATKLPGEEIRGTCTIHDLDILQPEAVSALLEQLKPDWIFHLAAQSSVALSWKRPQLTVDVNVKGTLNLLEAVRRLAHQPRVLLIGSGEEYGPVHCCPVGEDTPLHPGNVYAATKACQGMLGEIYAKAYGMDLLCVRAFNHVGPGQAPMFVVSDFCRQTAAIELGQQEPVIRIGNLSAKRDFTDVRDVVRAYVLLAEKGIAGRVYNVGSGKAVEIRGILDLILAQSGAKIQAETDPAKLRPVDVPVVEADIRRLQEDTGWQRQIPLEQTIRDTLAYWRTELAK; encoded by the coding sequence ATGAACACGCTGGTCATCGGCGGCGGCGGCTTTGTGGGCGCCTATCTCATTGCGGAGCTGAACGCCGGAGGGCATCGGGTACATGCCACAAAGCTGCCCGGAGAGGAGATCCGGGGCACCTGTACCATACATGATCTGGATATTTTACAGCCGGAGGCGGTCAGCGCCCTGCTGGAGCAGTTGAAGCCGGACTGGATCTTTCATCTGGCGGCGCAAAGCTCCGTGGCGCTTTCCTGGAAGCGTCCCCAACTGACGGTGGACGTGAACGTCAAGGGCACGCTGAACCTGCTGGAGGCGGTACGGCGGCTGGCGCATCAGCCCAGAGTGCTGCTGATCGGCTCCGGGGAGGAATACGGGCCGGTGCACTGCTGCCCGGTGGGGGAGGATACCCCCCTGCATCCGGGAAATGTATACGCCGCCACCAAGGCGTGTCAGGGGATGCTGGGGGAGATCTACGCCAAGGCATACGGCATGGATCTGCTCTGCGTCCGGGCGTTCAACCACGTTGGCCCGGGGCAGGCACCCATGTTCGTGGTGTCGGATTTCTGCCGGCAGACCGCAGCCATTGAGCTGGGGCAGCAGGAACCGGTGATCCGGATCGGGAATCTGTCTGCGAAGCGGGATTTCACCGATGTGCGGGACGTGGTGCGTGCCTATGTGCTGCTGGCGGAAAAGGGCATCGCCGGCAGGGTCTATAACGTGGGCAGCGGCAAGGCGGTGGAGATCCGGGGGATCCTGGATCTGATCCTTGCCCAGTCCGGTGCGAAGATCCAGGCGGAAACTGACCCGGCAAAGCTGCGGCCGGTGGATGTACCGGTGGTGGAGGCGGATATCCGCCGGTTGCAGGAGGATACGGGCTGGCAGCGGCAAATCCCTCTGGAGCAGACCATCCGGGACACCCTTGCCTATTGGCGAACAGAATTGGCGAAATAA
- a CDS encoding glycosyltransferase — protein sequence MAGLRILQVNKFYPPHIGGIETVVQQVSEGLKDRAQVSVLVCQPRGKGIREEYGGVSVTRCSTWRTVASCPVSFSFFRAFRRMAKEADVIECHLPFPPADLACLLSRTRKRVVIAWHSDVVKQKRLLTLYKPILRRFLRRADAIIVATQGHIDSSAFLQPYRDKCVVIPYGIDTAAYLHAPAAPILTEKLQGKPLKKLLFVGRLVYYKGVDVLLRAFARTEGCALFLAGEGVLEPQLRQEAQELGVADRVFFLGRLSNSDLRAAFRDCDLFVLPSVANSEAFGIVQLEAMVYGKPVINTALPTGVPLVSLDGETGLTVPPGDENALADAIRTLAEDDDRREAYGAAAQRRVLEEFELHSMIDRVYRVLADHIETEERGMDK from the coding sequence ATGGCAGGACTGCGGATCTTGCAGGTGAATAAATTCTATCCTCCCCACATCGGGGGCATCGAAACCGTGGTGCAGCAGGTGTCCGAAGGGCTGAAGGATCGGGCACAGGTGTCCGTACTGGTATGCCAGCCCCGGGGCAAGGGCATCCGGGAGGAATACGGCGGCGTATCCGTCACCCGGTGCAGCACCTGGCGGACGGTGGCATCCTGTCCTGTATCCTTTTCCTTTTTCCGGGCATTTCGCCGGATGGCAAAGGAGGCGGACGTGATCGAGTGCCACCTGCCCTTCCCCCCGGCGGATCTGGCATGCCTGCTGTCCCGGACAAGGAAACGGGTGGTCATCGCCTGGCACAGCGATGTGGTCAAGCAGAAAAGGCTGCTGACGCTGTACAAGCCCATTCTCCGTCGGTTTTTACGCCGGGCGGACGCCATCATCGTTGCCACACAGGGGCATATTGACAGCTCCGCCTTTTTGCAGCCCTATCGGGACAAGTGCGTGGTGATCCCCTACGGCATTGACACTGCCGCTTATCTGCATGCCCCGGCGGCACCCATTCTCACGGAAAAGCTCCAGGGCAAGCCACTGAAAAAGCTGCTGTTTGTAGGGCGGCTGGTGTATTACAAGGGGGTGGATGTGCTGCTGCGGGCATTTGCCAGGACGGAGGGCTGCGCCCTGTTTTTGGCGGGAGAAGGGGTGCTGGAGCCGCAACTGCGGCAGGAGGCACAGGAGCTGGGCGTGGCTGACCGGGTCTTTTTCCTGGGCAGGCTGTCGAACTCGGATCTCCGTGCCGCCTTCCGGGACTGCGATCTGTTCGTGCTGCCCTCGGTGGCAAACAGCGAGGCCTTCGGCATTGTGCAGCTAGAGGCCATGGTATACGGCAAGCCGGTCATCAACACCGCCCTGCCTACGGGAGTGCCCCTGGTGAGCCTGGACGGGGAAACCGGGCTGACGGTGCCCCCGGGGGATGAAAACGCCCTGGCGGACGCCATCCGCACCTTAGCGGAGGATGACGACCGCCGGGAAGCATACGGGGCGGCGGCACAGCGCCGGGTGCTGGAGGAGTTTGAGCTGCACAGCATGATCGACAGGGTGTACCGGGTTTTGGCGGATCACATCGAAACAGAAGAAAGGGGCATGGACAAATGA
- a CDS encoding glycosyltransferase family 4 protein — MRIAFDAAPLLDEHMSGVGHCEAGLVLALQRLYPEHAYIFNYFSVRGSAGKRQRLSPYMLPGSETNTPTFSPLVYRMMTQFIPVPYRWFFGNKADITHYFNYIVPPGVSGRTLVTVHDMVIRAFPETMRARTKTLLRVGLERSMKRADRIITVSEFSRQEILKYYPRYEDKIRIVKCGVDLDKFQPASPEEIERVRSSVGLPEEYFLFMGNVEPRKNLLRLIQAYAKLSERMPQVPKLVVAGANGWRNSEIYESVQKPELIDRVQFTNYIPEGDLRGLVCGATAFLFPSVYEGFGIPPLEAMACGVPVMASKTASLPEVTGDCAVQIDPYDLDSMAQGMEQLYTDAALRQDLAARGRERAKTLTWDAAAQDLMQVYQELI, encoded by the coding sequence TTGAGAATTGCATTTGACGCAGCGCCGCTGCTGGACGAGCATATGTCCGGCGTGGGGCACTGTGAGGCTGGGCTTGTGCTTGCCTTGCAGCGGCTCTACCCGGAGCATGCCTATATATTCAACTATTTTTCCGTCCGGGGCAGCGCCGGGAAGCGGCAGCGGCTGTCCCCCTACATGCTGCCGGGCAGTGAGACCAATACCCCCACCTTCTCCCCCCTGGTGTACCGGATGATGACACAGTTCATCCCGGTGCCCTACCGGTGGTTTTTCGGGAACAAGGCGGACATTACCCACTACTTCAACTACATTGTACCCCCGGGGGTATCCGGCAGAACCCTGGTGACGGTGCATGACATGGTGATCCGGGCGTTTCCGGAAACCATGCGTGCCCGGACAAAGACCCTGCTGCGGGTGGGACTGGAGCGGTCTATGAAGCGGGCGGATCGGATCATCACCGTATCGGAGTTTTCCCGGCAGGAGATCCTCAAATACTACCCCAGATACGAGGACAAGATCCGTATCGTCAAGTGCGGAGTGGATCTGGACAAGTTCCAGCCGGCATCCCCGGAGGAGATCGAACGGGTGCGGAGCAGCGTGGGACTGCCGGAGGAATATTTCCTGTTTATGGGGAATGTGGAACCGAGAAAGAACCTGCTGCGGCTGATCCAGGCTTATGCAAAGCTGTCGGAGCGGATGCCCCAGGTGCCGAAGCTGGTAGTGGCAGGGGCAAACGGCTGGCGCAACAGCGAGATCTATGAATCCGTCCAGAAGCCGGAGCTGATCGACCGGGTGCAGTTTACCAACTACATTCCGGAGGGGGATCTGCGGGGACTGGTGTGCGGCGCAACCGCATTTCTGTTCCCGTCGGTGTATGAGGGCTTCGGGATCCCGCCTCTGGAGGCAATGGCATGCGGCGTACCGGTGATGGCATCCAAAACCGCATCCCTGCCGGAGGTAACGGGGGACTGCGCCGTGCAGATCGATCCCTATGACCTGGACAGCATGGCGCAGGGCATGGAACAGCTGTACACGGACGCTGCTCTGCGGCAGGATCTGGCTGCCCGGGGACGGGAGCGTGCAAAGACCCTGACCTGGGACGCTGCGGCGCAGGATCTGATGCAGGTGTATCAGGAGCTCATATAA
- the gmd gene encoding GDP-mannose 4,6-dehydratase, translating to MKNALITGITGQDGSYLAELLLEKGYNVYGIMRRKSVVDYGNVDHIKDKLHFIYADMTDEISLINAMRISQADEVYNLAAQSFVATSWEQPLATAEIDAIGVTNMLEAIRTVKPSCRFYQASTSEMFGLVQAVPQCETTPFYPRSPYGVAKLYGHWITKNYRESYGLFACSGILFNHESERRGKEFVTRKITDAVARIKQGVLDHVELGNMDAKRDWGHSKDYVRAMWLMLQQDAPDDYVIATNETRTVREFVEIAFAQAGIQVQWQGTGVDEIGIDKATGKTIVKVNKDFFRPAEVQLLLGNPAKAEEKLGWKREISFAELVQRMVDNDMALVEKELKVAAL from the coding sequence ATGAAAAATGCACTGATTACTGGTATCACCGGACAGGACGGTTCTTATCTGGCAGAGCTGCTGCTGGAGAAGGGCTACAACGTATACGGCATCATGCGCCGCAAGAGCGTGGTGGACTACGGCAACGTGGATCACATCAAGGACAAGCTGCACTTTATCTATGCGGACATGACCGATGAGATCTCCCTGATCAACGCAATGCGGATCTCCCAGGCGGACGAGGTGTACAACCTGGCGGCACAGTCCTTTGTGGCAACCAGTTGGGAGCAGCCCCTGGCAACCGCAGAGATCGACGCCATCGGCGTGACCAACATGCTGGAGGCTATCCGCACTGTCAAGCCCTCCTGCCGGTTCTATCAGGCATCCACCTCTGAAATGTTCGGACTGGTACAGGCAGTGCCCCAGTGCGAAACCACTCCCTTCTACCCCAGAAGCCCCTACGGGGTCGCAAAGCTGTACGGCCACTGGATCACCAAGAACTACCGGGAAAGCTACGGCCTGTTTGCATGCTCCGGCATTCTGTTCAACCATGAATCCGAGCGGAGAGGCAAGGAGTTCGTGACCCGGAAGATCACCGACGCTGTGGCACGGATCAAGCAGGGGGTTCTGGATCACGTTGAGCTGGGGAACATGGACGCAAAGCGGGACTGGGGTCACTCCAAGGACTATGTACGGGCAATGTGGCTGATGCTGCAGCAGGATGCGCCGGACGATTACGTCATTGCCACCAACGAGACCCGTACCGTGCGGGAATTTGTAGAGATCGCCTTTGCGCAGGCAGGCATCCAGGTACAGTGGCAGGGCACCGGCGTGGACGAGATCGGCATCGACAAGGCAACCGGCAAGACCATCGTCAAGGTGAACAAGGACTTCTTCCGTCCGGCGGAGGTACAGCTGCTGCTGGGGAATCCGGCAAAGGCGGAGGAAAAGCTGGGCTGGAAGCGGGAGATCTCCTTTGCAGAGCTGGTACAGCGCATGGTGGACAATGACATGGCGCTGGTGGAAAAAGAGCTGAAAGTGGCTGCACTGTAA
- a CDS encoding mannose-1-phosphate guanylyltransferase produces the protein MKTTAVIMAGGRGERFWPKSRTNLPKQFLSLTSDGETMIQKTIKRLAPLVETEDIFVVTNAAYKQLVHEQLPQLPQENILAEPMARNTAPCIALAAAVIRKKYEDAVMLVLPSDHLIQYEEMYTDTLKQAIRVAEQGDNLVTIGITPTYPETGYGYIKFQRGGEDLPGGVYQVDCFVEKPDLDTAKSYLASRKYLWNSGMFVWKISTITENFRKLMPELYTGMDAMTEAYGTPSFDQVLHDQFAAFPSESIDFGVMEKAEHIYTLSASFGWDDVGNWLALERINQTNEYGNYVTGDVITINTSRSTICGSKRLIAAVGIEDLIVVDTDDAVLICAKDSTQDVKKVIENLRICNRRELI, from the coding sequence ATGAAAACAACCGCAGTCATTATGGCAGGAGGCAGAGGCGAACGCTTCTGGCCCAAGAGCCGCACCAACCTGCCCAAGCAGTTTTTGTCCCTGACCAGCGACGGGGAGACCATGATCCAGAAAACCATCAAGCGGCTGGCGCCCCTGGTGGAAACGGAGGATATTTTCGTGGTGACCAACGCCGCCTACAAGCAGCTCGTTCATGAGCAACTGCCCCAGTTGCCCCAGGAAAACATCCTGGCGGAGCCCATGGCACGGAACACCGCCCCCTGTATCGCTCTGGCGGCAGCGGTGATCCGGAAGAAGTATGAGGACGCTGTGATGCTGGTGCTGCCCTCGGATCATCTGATCCAGTATGAGGAAATGTACACGGACACCTTAAAGCAAGCCATCCGGGTGGCAGAGCAGGGGGACAATCTGGTGACCATCGGCATCACCCCCACCTATCCGGAAACCGGCTACGGCTACATCAAGTTCCAGCGGGGCGGGGAGGATCTGCCCGGCGGCGTGTACCAGGTGGATTGCTTTGTGGAAAAGCCGGATCTAGACACCGCAAAGAGCTATCTTGCCTCCCGGAAGTATCTGTGGAACAGCGGCATGTTCGTGTGGAAGATCTCCACCATCACCGAGAATTTCCGGAAGCTGATGCCGGAGCTGTACACGGGCATGGACGCCATGACCGAAGCATACGGCACCCCGTCCTTTGACCAGGTGCTCCACGATCAGTTCGCCGCATTCCCCTCCGAATCCATCGACTTCGGGGTGATGGAAAAGGCGGAGCATATCTACACCCTGTCCGCAAGCTTCGGCTGGGACGATGTGGGCAACTGGCTGGCGCTGGAGCGGATCAACCAGACCAACGAATACGGCAACTACGTCACCGGGGACGTGATCACCATCAACACCAGCCGCAGCACCATCTGCGGCAGCAAGCGGCTCATTGCCGCTGTGGGCATCGAGGATCTGATCGTGGTGGATACGGACGACGCAGTGCTGATCTGTGCAAAGGACAGCACCCAGGACGTCAAGAAGGTCATCGAAAATCTCAGGATCTGCAACCGCAGAGAACTGATTTAA